One Hordeum vulgare subsp. vulgare chromosome 4H, MorexV3_pseudomolecules_assembly, whole genome shotgun sequence DNA window includes the following coding sequences:
- the LOC123446431 gene encoding 50S ribosomal protein HLP, mitochondrial-like, which yields MSAFLKSKCSSVGRGMMGSLGNNLYGGATSSIETVARTSRSDAVCQQIRTFIQMRTNLKVVDNSEAKQVMCIQSHRGKKGARLRDMIIGSVKEAQPRGKVKKEDVVYGVVVRAAMKKGRKDGIEVQFDDNAIVIMNNKGELIGTRVFGPVPHELRKKKHLKILALAEHIV from the exons ATGTCAGCGTTCCTCAAGTCAAAGTGCTCTTCAG TTGGGCGTGGTATGATGGGAAGCCTTGGAAACAATCTGTATGGGGGCGCTACCTCGTCTATTGAAACGGTGGCAAGAACATCTCGTTCTGATGCTGTCTGCCAG CAAATCAGAACATTCATCCAAATGAGAACAAACCTCAAGGTGGTGGACAACTCCGAAGCCAAGCAGGTTATGTGCATACAGTCCCATAGGGGGAAGAAAGGAGCGAGGCTCAGGGACATGATCATCGGTTCTGTCAAGGAAGCGCAGCCTCGCGGCAAGGTCAAGAAAGAAGACGTGGTCTATGGGGTGGTCGTCCGTGCTGCCATGAAGAAGGGGCGCAAGGACGGCATCGAGGTCCAGTTCGACGACAATGCGATCGTCATCATGAACAACAAGGGCGAGCTGATTGGCACCCGCGTCTTTGGTCCGGTCCCCCACGAGCTTAGGAAGAAGAAGCATCTCAAGATCCTGGCACTTGCCGAGCACAtagtttga